A segment of the Odoribacter splanchnicus DSM 20712 genome:
TTTTGCGAAAGAGCTGCACGATGGGCTGGGACCTTTGCTGAGTGTGATCAAAATGCTGGTCTCGGGGTTGGATACCAATAAAGAAAGTGAAGTCAACGAAAAGATAAAGCAGAATTTGCGGCAGGCTGTGGATGAAGCGATTAGCGGGGTCAGGGACATCTCGGCCAATATCAGCCCGCATATCCTCAACAATTTTGGCTTAAAAGATGCGGTAGAGGCATTCATAAAACGGATGCGGCAAGCCGATAATTTTAAGGTGTATTTTACTACTAATCTCGAAAATCAACGTTTCAATTACAATATCGAAGTGGTGGTCTACCGCGTTATCTGCGAGTTGATCAACAACACATTGCGGCATGCTGCAGCCTCGAAAGTGACGATCGATTTACAACTCGAAGAAGGAATATTATATTTAGAATATACCGACAACGGTATCGGATTCGATGTAAACCGTATTTCCGGACATACCGGTATGGGATTGGATAACATGCGTTACCGGCTGCAATCCGGTAACGGGGATATCGAGATTGTCAGCGAGCATGGAAAAGGGATGCGGGCCAACGCTTTTATTAAAGTCTTTTGACTTTCTGACTTTATTTTTATCTTTGTTTATCAGTTACGGATGTAAATGTTTATCGATTCATGGACACAAAGAATTTGAAAAAATTAAGAATCTATATTGTTGACGATCATAAGTTATTCAGGGAAGGATTGAAATTGCTTTTGTCTACCCAGGATTTCGTACACCATATTTACGAAGCTTCCAATGGACGCGACTTTATTGAAAACCTCTCCTTTGTAGATTGTGACCTGGTGTTGATGGATATAGAAATGCCCGAGATGAACGGGATAGAAGCTACGGAACAGGCTCTGCGGATCAGGCCGGATTTGAAGGTGATCGTGTTGTCTATGTACGGGGATGAACAGTATTACTATAAAATGGTCGATGTCGGAGTAAAGGGGTTCGTTCTCAAAAATTCCGGTATAGAAAAAGTGATTGCGGCAATCCGGGCTGTCGCCGCCGGTGAGAATTACTTTTCCGAGGAGTTGCTGGTGAATATTCTCAATAATATGCGTGATGGCGGGCAACATAAACCGGAACCTGAAACCCCTGATAATGAAATATCCGAGAGAGAACTCGAGATTTTGTATCATGTATGCCTGGGACTTTCCAACCAGGAAATTGCAGATAAACTTTTTATCAGTAAGCGGACAGTGGATAAACATCGGGCGAATCTGTTGAGTAAGACCGGATGCCGGAATACTGCAGCGCTTGTCATGTATGCAATTAAAAATAAGATGATAAATATTTAGATGAACGGAATGATATTTGCAGCGGGATTGGGTACCCGTTTGCAGCCTTTGACGAACGATCGGCCCAAAGCATTGGTGGAAGTAGCCGGTAAGCCTTTGC
Coding sequences within it:
- a CDS encoding sensor histidine kinase, which produces MLSTILVYVSLFLQVAAAVIAISLFKRTKFNASWILISIGFLLMVVSRVFDLWPTIYPEMEDELAIVQKVLAFIIALVLLIGVFYIRKIFQFMRRVDEIRRESEKRVLAAVIRTEEQERQRFAKELHDGLGPLLSVIKMLVSGLDTNKESEVNEKIKQNLRQAVDEAISGVRDISANISPHILNNFGLKDAVEAFIKRMRQADNFKVYFTTNLENQRFNYNIEVVVYRVICELINNTLRHAAASKVTIDLQLEEGILYLEYTDNGIGFDVNRISGHTGMGLDNMRYRLQSGNGDIEIVSEHGKGMRANAFIKVF
- a CDS encoding response regulator transcription factor, encoding MDTKNLKKLRIYIVDDHKLFREGLKLLLSTQDFVHHIYEASNGRDFIENLSFVDCDLVLMDIEMPEMNGIEATEQALRIRPDLKVIVLSMYGDEQYYYKMVDVGVKGFVLKNSGIEKVIAAIRAVAAGENYFSEELLVNILNNMRDGGQHKPEPETPDNEISERELEILYHVCLGLSNQEIADKLFISKRTVDKHRANLLSKTGCRNTAALVMYAIKNKMINI